Part of the Coccinella septempunctata chromosome 3, icCocSept1.1, whole genome shotgun sequence genome is shown below.
GGACGATCAGGTAATGATGGTTCTTTAAACTTTTACCAATAATCTCATATCTCTCTAGTTCACGTTGAAAATATTATTAAGCATGATTTTAATATACTTAGGTAACAAAAAATTTACAATgtccttttgtttttcatttcagtAGCTGACTGTAAAGGAAGATGGAAGAATGTTCGTGACTATTATAAAAAAAGACGTAGCGAAGTTATTAAGGACGAGGGCTTCACATCTGCATCTTTCGACAGTTTcaaacaaaggttcaaaaatttATCATTTCTGGAAGAAATCATCTTGAGGGAGTAAGTCTTTATTTTATCGAAAATCACAATTTACCATAATTTTATTCTGCAGGACTCAGCGTGATTCAGGAATCTATGGTATTGAGAATGTTGAACAAGAAGACCTTCTGCTTGAAGAAGATCCGTTGTGTTTAATAAAAGTGGAAAACGATACTGAGTTCCTGGAAACTAGTAACTCTGTTAATTCTGAGCCGAACCAAAATACCAATGAGGACCAAGTGATTAGCCACGAACAAAATAAAGATGTCCAGAATATAAGAAAAAAGAGGCGAAGAAACAACGAAAGCCTGAATGATGGTTCGCCAACGGTCTCCCCAGACCCAGCCACCTCTATGTTTTTTGAAAGTATAGCTATGACAGTCAGTAAATTCTCCCCACACCTACGAGCAGAAGCTAAAATCGCAGTCTTGAAGATTGTTTCGAAACTCGAAATGCAGAATTTGGAAGAGGAAGTGGAAGATTCTGGATTGAAGTTTGATAAGAGGGAAATGCAGGTTAATTCCCCAATTACAGATATGTCTGTGTCAACCTGTTTCTCTCCAAACTCTGGCCCGAACGAAGATTTCGAAGATTCTGTTTTCGAatgaacagatttcatttttgtcaTCGGTGTCTTCTGAAAATGATGTAAACATCATGAAACGAATGATAGGCATTCTGCGCATCAGTCAGTATTATGATTTGCTATCAAAAATGGTTCACAcaagatgatgatgatgatgaaatgaGAACTATCAAATTGTACGTTGCAAATTTTGAAATACTGTGTGGGAATTGAAgatttcacatgaaaatttggattctttgaatcagAAAAGGATCTGAAAAACACGAGAGGTTTTGTAGATCCGACTATGTATTTGTTATgcgatcaataaaaaataaattataacaAGGTTGTCTTTTGTCATTTATAATAATACACTTGAACACATTGATTATACTTGAATAGTAGCTCTACTCAACGTATCTGCTCTAATCTCCCCTCTTTCAATCTGCTCATCTATTCTCTTCTGCTCTGCCACTCTACTTACTACACTCTAGTCTACTTTACTGCATTCTAGTCTTCTTTTCTGCACTCTAGTCTACTCTACTACGCTCTAGTCTACTTTACTACTCTCTAGTTTACTTTACTACACTATAGTCTACTTTACTATACACTCTAGTTTGTTTTACTTCACTTTAGTCTACTTTACTACACTCATCTAGTCTACTTTACAACACTCTAGTCTTCTATACTACACTCTAGTCTACTTCACTACATTCTAGTCTACTACAATATAGTCTGCTTTACTTACACTTTAGTCTACTTTAcagcataaagtaagtcaatggGTGTATTCTGTGCTTTACAGTACTCAACTCGAATTACTCTTCTGTACTTTACCTTTTTTTGTAGTTCGAAGCTTTCCTCGGCGAGTCCAACAGTTAAAGTCTCGTAAAACTCGATTGTGCCAATCCGAAAGTTACCCCGGACAAACAGACAGACAATAAAACTTCCAAAAAGAGTTGATAATTATTAAAATCAGATACTCAAAAATTACACACTCGGGTGTGTgatttgatttaaaaaaaaacacatcgAATTGAATGGAACTCGGCGAGTATACTTACTTGTCCAAAATTCCTTTactcaataaataaaattggaTCCAATTTTATCTCGAAAATCACAGACATCTTAACAAAATGATAACTACTTGGTTCCTATGAACAAAAAGgagtaaaaataatgaaaaaaccataaatataaatatttctgaCACTCGCTGAACGTCAGTGTCGGAGTGGATGTTTTTGTGTTAAGATGAAATCTTCGAATGACAATCCATTGGGAGgtaatttttgtaatattcaTTACCTTTAATACATTTCAAGTTGTAGTCCTAAAGCAGAAGGAATGGAAACATCGTTAATATTATTTATCATTTCTGTACCTTACCAACTTCCTGGGAATaaaatcattatcattaattaGAATGCAGATACTACAGAGCGAGGAAAAAGTGAAGCACAAAACTCATATCTGCAGTATTCAGTAGTAGAATCTTCAGTATTCAGTAGtatatcccagaaaaatcatcctaGATCTGAATTTGGTACATACACgctgaaagagcagctcttctagtaataattcTCGAAAATTCATCGACCTTAGTGCAGCTATTATTCGGTCTTGATGaacttttaactgaacccatctttttcgggatttttcgagaaacaatTTCCGACAcgaaatcatttttcgatatcctAGAAAATATTTCTCTGAGTTCTCAAAGGTAGGGTGCAGCATGGCCACCACCGAAACCGTCCCTGTTGGTTATCGATTCAAATTTTTCCCTGAAAAAACCGAAGCTAAGCTAATGGTACACAGGTTGTCGAATACCCGTTGGATGGTTTCCGTTCTTCCAGTAATTTCGTTTCGATCTATCAATACATCCGTGATCCGTTGAACGTGAATAGTCACGAACTCTCTATCGCGATTTTTCGAACACGCAAAGTCGAAAGGAATTCCGGATATCGTCCATTGGAATGTTCTCAAAACTGCAACTAACAAACACATTAGCTATACGTTTCGGCCGACGAGGTTTTGTGCGAAATACCGCTGAAACTTCAGACGTTCAGTGCTAATGATCATACAAAAGTTAGACAATGGCATTCGGAAATCGGCCCCGtgaaggtatttgaaaaaattattgtagaaCGCAAGTTATAGTGATTTTTGAGTTGCTAATTGGCGAATGCGTTGGATTTAATCTACGACTAGTGAAAAATTAAGCTATTAGCCATAATATTGAATGTAGAACTAATACGTTAATGGTAGCAGTAATTTTACACATAGTTTCGTGATAAATTCCTTCAACCAAGCTTCTTTGATCTCTACTAAAAAAGGGGCTTTGAAATTCATTATAAAACGCACTGTAATCCatttgaattcatattttatattaaaAACCCGAGCTTGAATCCTCCAGAACGCTGTGAATGTTTcatctttcagttttttaatcatGACGGTTAATTTTATTACACgtctaaaatttttttcatgggaTTGTATCGTAAATATTCGAATTTCCTTCTGAAATGTTACTTTATAGGCAGAAAATGACCGAGATGATTTCTGTTTTTCCACATGAAGAGACCTAAAAATCGATGGAAAGATATTCAATGAGTTTGAGTAGTAAATCGGTAGGTTAATTTTCATACAACATACAGCAATTGTAAAAATCCTGTTTAGATTTTCAGTTGAAGATATAATGTTCAACTTTGACACAGTTCGCAGGACTGTCTAATAGAGTACACAACGAAATATGTAAACTGctctttcacttatattgaacgaatgtaaaaaaaattcccCCGATGTTAAAATGAACATGTATCACACAACTGTGTGATACCTTTTGTAGTTTTCAAACGCATGCAACTTCCCcaataattgagaaaaaaacgTAGGTTCTACGTAGGTC
Proteins encoded:
- the LOC123309598 gene encoding uncharacterized protein LOC123309598 produces the protein MCSKFSTVEDNHLLKLLKDHPEIYDKDLKIYRDKSVKAVVWSEIARTLGRSVADCKGRWKNVRDYYKKRRSEVIKDEGFTSASFDSFKQRFKNLSFLEEIILRETQRDSGIYGIENVEQEDLLLEEDPLCLIKVENDTEFLETSNSVNSEPNQNTNEDQVISHEQNKDVQNIRKKRRRNNESLNDGSPTVSPDPATSMFFESIAMTVSKFSPHLRAEAKIAVLKIVSKLEMQNLEEEVEDSGLKFDKREMQVNSPITDMSVSTCFSPNSGPNEDFEDSVFE